One genomic segment of Mycolicibacterium gilvum includes these proteins:
- a CDS encoding ComEA family DNA-binding protein: MSTELPADRLRRRLGSDPDTAEDDAPDTSLSRWLPADEPSGPSAWLTRIRADPGRAGVIALGVVGVVAVLVTVLTLIGDSPPAVVSAKLPPVDMASSAAPGAPAPAEPVVVSVVGLVHTPGLVTLPPGSRIADALDAAGGALDGADMLGLNMARRVADGEQIVVGLGAPPGQPTRMGSAVVADAGSPGGGAMPENSPGSPGLVDLNSATVEQLDTLPGVGPVTAAAIVAWRDANGRFTSVDQLGDVDGIGPARLDKLRDLVRV; the protein is encoded by the coding sequence ATGTCCACCGAACTGCCCGCTGACCGGCTGCGACGGCGTCTCGGATCCGACCCCGACACCGCCGAGGACGACGCACCGGACACGTCGCTGTCGCGGTGGCTGCCCGCCGACGAGCCGAGCGGTCCGTCGGCGTGGCTGACGAGGATCCGTGCCGATCCCGGTCGTGCCGGCGTGATCGCGCTCGGTGTCGTCGGCGTCGTCGCGGTTCTGGTCACGGTGCTGACGCTGATCGGAGACAGTCCGCCGGCGGTGGTCTCGGCGAAGCTGCCGCCGGTGGACATGGCGTCGTCAGCGGCACCGGGCGCCCCGGCACCGGCGGAGCCCGTGGTGGTCAGCGTGGTCGGTCTGGTGCACACGCCCGGGCTGGTCACGCTGCCTCCTGGGTCCCGGATCGCCGATGCGCTCGATGCGGCCGGCGGGGCGCTCGACGGCGCCGACATGCTCGGCCTGAACATGGCGCGCCGCGTCGCCGACGGTGAGCAGATCGTGGTGGGCCTCGGTGCGCCGCCGGGGCAGCCGACGCGGATGGGGAGCGCGGTGGTGGCGGACGCCGGTTCGCCCGGCGGTGGCGCGATGCCCGAGAACAGCCCGGGCTCACCGGGTCTGGTGGATCTGAACTCCGCGACCGTCGAGCAACTCGACACGTTGCCCGGCGTCGGTCCCGTGACCGCCGCCGCGATCGTGGCCTGGCGGGACGCCAACGGCAGGTTCACCAGCGTCGACCAACTCGGCGACGTCGACGGTATCGGTCCCGCGCGACTCGACAAGCTGCGCGACCTCGTCCGTGTGTGA